In Glycine soja cultivar W05 chromosome 10, ASM419377v2, whole genome shotgun sequence, the genomic stretch CTTATGAATTTAACGCAACAATAAGTCACAAATTGAATTTCGGGTGACGAAATAGAGTTTTACAAATAGGATTTGCCTTCTGTGAAGTTACCAATTCACTTTAGAGAATaaggttataaattttaatagttgGTAAGAAAATATCAATTGTAGacttgtatatataatataatgaattatgaatgtatcaaaatattaatcattatttttcttattaacgtctgaaattatttattttattccttcTTAATTTAGAAGAGTTAAAATCCTTATAGAAGCTTGACCTTGTGAGGTGtacaaattttaaatgttaCATTGTATGCAGAAATTGAAACAACTAAAGAGAGTTCAACCGGGACTCAAAAATACACTAACCCTTGTTTGATTAGAGAAGAAAtgaaggaaaaattaaaaaatttatgtgaATAACTTCCTTTCATTTTCCACCATTCTATCAAACCAATCCTAAGTACATATTTGATAAGATGGTGACTTGAACTCACTTATATAATTTTCTGAAGCAACAAATAATTGCTTTTAGTAATTTTACAAATCATTTTGTTCTCAACGTGAATTCCTATTGTCAATCCAAATATaccagaaatttaatttattatttaattactttgaGTGAGGTGTGTTATTCACTTATTGGATCAGAGAAGTATGGCAGCTGTTGTTGAAAAACTCATACGCATATCAAAtaagtagaaaataaaaattgagttgtattatttatctattttttttatatcatctcactttttcttcttatctATCTATTTAGTATACAAATACAATTTCTAATAACAATGTTCGTAAAGGATCTAACAAGAGGTGTCGTACCAATGTACCAGTTGGCACTTTGAACTGTTGGGTTGGGGTCGTGGAAATTAATTAGTAGTATATTGATTATTGATTTAACATAGAGGATATAAATATGGAGTTATAGACACACTACCACATACTAAtaattggatttttatttttggaacatTGGATGAATTGTTTACAATATTTCTGATCCTATGCAATTGCGATttccattttcctttcttcccGGAGGGTGGAGATGTCtatgaaatacatgtgttaggattttttttttgaaacgttaaaaaaatataatatttttagagtGTCATTTTAgaagttatttataaaaaaatatctaactagtattaaaaaatttaaacacattatttttttttggaaaggaaTTTAAACacgttattatgattttttttctttatccacAGACAGTGAAGTCCAGTAGTCCACTATCCAAAATATGATCAAACTATTAGTTTCTTATGCTTTTAAAATACAGTCGCATATTTTAAACAATAGATACAATTAATGTCCTCTAGCAAATAGCAATGTTATAATTTAAGCTAATATTGATCCACGTCTATGAAATAGGATCACCTAGAATAAAATACAATTTGATAATTGTTGATGGTAAAAGAGTgagcatatattttttaaatctatagATAATGAGGTTTACAAAAGTACAAAATATAGTTCGTTAGTTACTTGCgatcaaataaaatatctttgtgAATCCAGTAGTCTCGGCGTGGATATACTGCCTTTGATcagaataaacaaataaatttgtaaaaatataagTTAGGTTAAGTGATCTAaacattattaatcaatatcATCCTATAGGTTATagattaaaatgtaatttttgatttctcattttttaaaatttatgtttctagtttttctattttctaatagagtcatttcattttcacttaaaaaaattttacgATTTTAAttcctcattttttaattaaaacattttgttttctacttttaaaatattctcaattttaatcatattttaaatgttgATATGTGTATAACATAAACATTGactaataattatttgtttattatatatatgataaatattttttttaatttattataaaataattaaataagtataCAATGGAGAAGTTTAGAATTGATCAACGGgactaaaattgattttttaaaagtgagaaataaaatgtgtcaactaaaaataaaaggactaaaattatagattttaaaaaaaaaacaaaatgttttaattaaaaaataagagattaaaaccacatatttaaaaaaaataaaagaatggaAATTATACATTTTAAGCTATATATTATAGACTCATAGTAGTAATAATCTATCCATCAAATCATCATCCAAAAAATTTATCCattaaatctatattttctCTTATAACTCAAATAGCTTGGGCAACCGAAAAAATATAGTTTAGTTGACTAAATGAGACACATGTATTATTATAAATCTCTCATTATATGTTTTCAATTCCTATGACTTAAAAAAACTTCGACCTCccaatttacaaaattatttagaaaaaattacattgaaaTCTTTCGGTAGTGGTTTTGCATTTATGTCAAGATATGAGCTATGTAGCATAAGTATATGTACAAATGAGTTTgtgttttaaaagtaaaaataatttgcaaaatgagGGAATTGTTTAAGTAGTTCAAAAGATAGGGGACATTAGTAGTGTAATTCTTTTATGAATTGAATGatgatgtaattttatattcttatttaattataaattattttttatatttagacttttaaaatataatttttaaaagttaaaaagtttaacatatataatattttatgattgaatgagaatgtaaaattatttttataatgtataatttttttattgtatgtaTAGATTTTCCAAACTTCAAGAAATGCCATTGAAACTTATTTTCTGATTAATGTtagtatcttaaaaaaaaacagcttGCATGCATGAAACTAGCTAATAGAACAGCAAGTTTGATATATTCGATGGATGGGAATTTAATTATGTGTCCCCTGACACGATTACTGTGTTAATGCCAATGAAGATACGATGATATtaacattagaagagaatgaaatCAAGTACGTAAGAGATTCAGATTCAGAAATACTATAATGGCCATTAACAATTCAGGAGTTACGCTTCTATAATTAATCAGGTGGTACGTGACTGGCATGTTTGTTATTGCATTAGCTGGACAATGGCTGTAATGCATATATTAGTCTTTCCAAAAAGTGGGAGATCAAATCCTTTAAAATCAAGCCAATGAATTTATAGCATACCCAGGAATCAGGATTCACTAATAAAGGAGtatcaaataaatttcatataCAACTAAATTGTCATAGAATGTGTATAGTTGAGTTGATAACATAGATAAGTTTATAGAAAAGAATTTGAATCTGATTTCCATAAGATATactttcagaaaaaaaataatcaactttaaatatgattaagttttaattgataattaatctTATAACTGATCTAAAGAATCAAAGTTTCTGAGATACTTAATGTACTACTAAATTGTGTTAGATTAGCCGTTCAACAACATTGAATATTAATGAGCCGTGAAAGTGACATTAACGTTTAATATATGTCTCAGAAAGTAGAAAACACTGAAAACTAACACACCGAATATTGCTAAGGAGGAGAAAAAAATCACAcacattcaaaataattattgaaattgaaCTCTCCCAGGCCAAACAAAGTCCTTTTAATTATAGTTTTGGAGTCAGTGACAtgaaaattagaatttaatcAAAATGTAACGATAATGTAAcaatttaggtttttttttactgctAAAGATTTGCTGTTCTATTTAAAAGAATGATGCATATAATAAgagtattaattttataattattactttaataatttctaattatttataatataaaaatatttatctaaggtaacaatgaatcaaaattaaaatgattaatttaattcctAAATTTGTGAGGTGATATTAGATTAGTCTCTAGATCtaaggaaataataaaaaataataaaaactctAAAAGTTGATCGGATTAGATGCTAGTGCGACACACTAAGTGTCACACAGGAATCTATATTTCCATTTAACAAGACTAAATTGAATGTTTTCTATGTGTAAAGATAAAAGGCATTAAAATATACTATTGGGAAGGGgtaaaggataaattttttaaatatgattaaactccaataaaaaaattaatttcatagttAATCTAAATGCTAGAAAACCTAAATCGATAGTActaaacccaaaaaaaaaggcattaaaaactaaataactaaattgaatgaaatgttgtcatattttttttaactttcctttGAATTCGTAGCCATCTTCCGTGAGCCatatttagaaaaagaagaaaaaaaatcttacgtGAGCCCTTACCCCACCTCCCTGTTTTACCACGTACCCTTTTCTTCCTCCATCcccaacctttttttttttatttttgttcataaTCCCAAGCCCTAGTGTTTGTTGTAACACCCGTATTTTTAATTTACGATTAAAGatagaaaacaattataagaaaaaaaatacattagtattcctaaaattaaaacttaattaaaaatatgtataattttccTATGTCAGTTTCAATTGAGACTGCTGCAAACTGGTAATGCAAGAGTTCACTGTTGAGCCATAAAATATGATTACTCTACATTTTACAATGAAAAACAAATCTCTCGAAGAATTTAGGTTCATTAAAGGATTTAACCATTTTTAACATATGTTTTTTATACACATGAACTttagaattgaaattttaacCACATAGTTATAGAATATAATTATCTATCCATCTTATCAcatcatattaatatttaacaaaaagataTAATATGTTGGTATAAACAGGAGAAGTGCTACTTtcattagtatatttttaaaaaggagATTAGTCTTTCAAATATGagcataaaaagttaaaaacaaataCTCTAACGTCTTGTTCAAATATTATCAAATGTAATCTTTATTTTCTAgctgataatttaaaaaaaaaatacacaacacaTGGCATAAAACTGTATCAACTTAGCAAACATATTGTTAATTCAAATATAACCAAAATCAATCCCCTTAAATAAGGTCTTAgtatttaagtaaaattaaacataaaaattacaaactGTAGTTGGACTGGGCTAGAAAACAATGGCACTTGCTATTTACATTCCATTTTTTCTAAGCACACCCATCCCttctttttatactttaattatccattataattttttccttaaCATATAGAtattccaaaaatatatttctagaactatgagtttgtatgaaaaattatattcaaaacttgaattttgttattgtataataaaaagtgttattgacatgaggaagataaatatataatttttttatataaaaatgtgataagtgataattcttaaaaaagaatttaaatcatTAGTAAGtttgtttacatttttttaaaattattttttctaaaaggtttggtttttttacagaaaaagtgatattttaaaaagaaacatgatttttttaataaaaaaatatttttaaatagtttagacaaacacataaaaaaatagaaaattgcttatctataaaaaatactgtattttttttaaaaaataacttaaacaaaGAGgcccaataaataaaagattaaaattttgcTTATAGCTGACGTGTCCGGCCACTCACACTCTTTCATACGAGGAAGGAAGCCTCaatgttttgtttattaattctgaaaagtagtaaaaaatacaacaaaacaaaaattgaaaaattccaAGTTGGGGTTCTCACGATTTCGATTAACCCTTTCTCCCACAAACTCCGATTCTTCTTGTAAACAGCGGTGCCAGGTTCGATCTTTGCGTTCGTCATGTTTTTTGCACGTTTCATCGATCTGCTAACTTGACATTTGATCCGACGCAAGCTCGTTgctttttttattggaaatcaGATTTTCAGATACCCTTTTGTGTTCCCAATTAATGGATTTTGTCTGGTGATTGTATAGGTGTTAATCTAGAAGTTGATATAGGATGGGGGCAATGATGTCGAGGTTCTGGTTCATGTTATTCCCTGCAAAAGAGTATaagattgttgttgttggattggaTAACGCTGGAAAAACCACTACCCTTTATAAATTGCATCTGGGTGAGGTTGTAACAACCAATCCTACTGTTGGTAGCAACGTCGAAGAGCTCGTCTACAAGAATATACGATTTGAGGTCCCTTCACTTATCACTTTACTActttatttattcattcattATGTTTTAAGGTGTTGATCTTGCTTCAAGGGTTTAATGTTACCTGTATTTGTTGCCGAATATATGTACGATATGAGGACTTGTCTTGTATTAGTCTTTCATTAGTCTTTATTAGCAATAGTAGGCTCTAAGATGTTAATTTTATCAGcactcaaatttaattttagaactTCCGACAATCTTAAAACATACATAACATAGTTTTTGAGTTCTGCCTTAATGTTTGTTAGGTTTTGATGAAAATTGTATTTTCGTGGTCCTTGGACCAGACATGAAACTTTGTCTTGGACATTGTTTACCTGTCTTGGATGAGAATGAATGTTCTTGATTTTGTAAATATGATTTtggttaaaaatgattttggtaAAGGTaatgttcaaacttcaaacatGTTGATAAATGCCTGATTGGATAAACCTCATCATATGCCTGCTCAATGGTAATTACAAAATCAACATGTTCTCATCCATCCTATTTGTGTATAATTACCACTTTTATATGTGCAAGTATACAACAACAAAGTCCTTTCCCATTAAATTGGCATTGGGTCAGCTACTTGGACCATATAAGGCCATAAAGTTTTGTCATGTATTAAGTGCAAAGTAGGTCGTTTACTTGTAGATGTCTCCCAATTGGGTTTGACAAGTTTATCTTCAGTCTCCCTTGAACTATTAGACTATCTTCCATCGGCCATTCTTCCTTACTGCCCTACTGTAGGTCTTCCCCACATATGTCCAAATCATCCAAGACAAAAGTTTTACCATTTTTTCTACAATGGGAGCTACCCCAACTTTCTCTCTAATGACTGTATTCCAAATTCTATCTTGTCTTGTGTAACTACTCATCCATCGCATTATTCTCATTTTTTGGCAATATTAAACTTGCTCATTCATCctaataatgatatataaatgcTATTAAATTATggagatcatggtttttttaTTCACTGCAAAAGTGACATGTCAAAACTGTGATTTGGAGTGCAAAACTGATTCTTCACAATTTTGCCAAACATGTTAGCCCAATAAACGAAGTTTGTTTGTATACACTGAGCAAGCTTTTTAGGACGCAAATGGTTTTTGAAATACAGGCTAATGCTTGGCTAGTGGCTACCCTTGATTCTCTACAACTCCAACCACAATTTTAGCATTCGATGTTATATGTTAGGCTTCTGTATGAACATGGGATAATCACATTAATATATTCTTTACTTTGTCTTGGTAACAAGTGTTTTTTGGAGAGCACAATTGCATCAATCAATTCACGTAGCTGACCTCACCTACAAAGAAAATActtgatcattttttttgtgagaaaACAGGGAGGGTGCCAGATGTTGGTAgaatttatttctatttctttaGACTTTGGTGTAGGCAGACATTTTAAACCTTTTTGAGTCCTTTGTTTGCTTCCTGGTGAAAGGATGGGTCTGGTTTGCATAGAAATCCACATGAATGTTTTTAACAACATTTGATATTGAATATTTCTAAGCTTTACCACTGTGCAGGTTGAAACATTACTCACTCCACTTATCATTCATTTCAGGTCTGGGATCTTGGTGGACAAGAAAGACTGAGGACATCATGGGCAACATATTACCGAGGAACTCATGCTGTTATTGCGGTGATAGACAGCAGTGATAGAGCCAGGATCTCTATCATAAAGGATGAACTTTTTAGGTTGCTGGGGCATGAAGATTTACAACATTCTGTCATTCTTGTCTTTGCTAATAAACAAGATATCAAGGATGCTATGACTCCTGCTGAGATCACTGATGCACTCTCACTTCACAGCATCAAGGATCATGATTGGCATATACAAGCTTGCTGTGCTCTCTCAGGAGAAGGGCTGTATGATGGTCTTGGATGGATTGCCCAGCGAGTAACTGGCAAAGCCCCAACATGATGTTGTGCTGCTGGAAACCTGGGATGAGATTCATTTTTATTGTGTTGAATTTATATGACAAAGGACAAAACTCTATGTATCATTTATACTTCAAAGAGTCAAGCAAAGATAATGTGTTTGATTTGCTATGAAGAAAAAGATTATTCAATAATCTgattaacacatttttttatccttagatCAAGTTTATTATTCAAGTAAGATGAAAGCATAAGAGGAGtgaattttaatcatatttgaatgattaagattaaaattatttaaaacaattttgatCATTCATATATAGTTGtctacttttttcttcttattttcatgAGATGCTCTAcatgtgagtgtgtgtgtgtgtgtgtttgatgGAAGTTACTTTAATATTAGAAAATCATTCATGTTACTGTTTGGTTTGAAAACTTTGTAAAGATATAAAGAATTTATCCAAGTTTTGTATATTTCTTGATTGCTATAACAAGAAGCTTATGTACTGCACCTTCTGTGCAGTCACCAGTTGATGCAATGAACGATTGCATTTAGCTTACAATGATGTAATTTACAAGGTACAAAACGGCAACATGTAAATGAATTTAAGCTAATCAATTATGATCAGGAGTCATGTTAACCGACTCTAGAAACTAAGTATTTGTTAAATACTGATCTCCTCTTTCAGTAGAAAATGGATTCTGCATATAAATGTTACATAAAAATGTTCTttgtttttatagaaaaaaatgacCCTGATATGGAAGAGTCTCCGAAAGTAAAGACTTCGGGATCACATGCTCTagacaataaaaaatttgttttcaaaattattcaaTTCATATGGGTTTCGttcaaagatttttattttaaagaaaaacactTTCCCTGGAAAAATAAGAAGTGTGAGATAAGAATGGAAATGTCTATCACAAGAGCGGTTctctaaacaaatattaaattcatGGTTTACACTAATACCGATGAAAGAGATCCAAGTTCACTTTTAAAATTGACTTAAGCAAAAGCTAATGTGATTCTGCAATAATCAGAATTATTTTTAAGACCgtgtaaatgaaaattaaaaaagaaactcaTCAAAACACATTTCTGTTTTTTGGAGGTCACCAAAacttaattatgttaaaataattgtttttttaacgtAGTCATCACTCTGTCTTCAGTGTCTTATCCGTAGGCAAAAAGAGCACACTATTTTGTTTGATTCCTCCAGACAATGCTGAGGCAACCTGGCACATTGTGTATAGTTGTCTACTAAAGGCTTAGCATGTTCACATATTATATACATATCAAATTTGGCATATCTGCTATAAGCTAGCTAGTGGCACAAGGCAAAACGGTTTAGATGCAAATATGTCAATTCTTCCCTAATAAGTTGACAAGACGGAAAAATGCAAGAAAGAATCATATGTTACCATCATAGTTATTTTAGAGATGTACAACTCCAAATCCTACCCCAACTTCATTTTCCAATCTTAGATGGGTATGCCCTTTGGAATAATTTTGCCCTTGATCCACATGTAAACTGAAACTAGTACATAGTAAGTAGCTGCAATTGTACCAAGAATGAACCGCGAGAGAAGCAACAAGGGAATTACTGGCTTCTTTACATCCTCTGTCTTAGGACCAAGCTGCATAAAGACATAATCACACTTCAAAattgcactaaacaaaaaaaaaaatagagaaaacaaGCTCCCAAACAAAGTATATTACACTCTTGGTGAACATTGTCTTATACAGTAATCTTTGACAAAAAGTATACGGTGGAATTATGGAGATATAGATTTGGTtgaatggttaaaaaaaatgaaaaagtcaCAGGTTTAATTCTTCTgctaataaaaactaacaaactaataattaatatttattgataaaaaaattatggtggATTTATGGACGTAATGCTGGCTGCTAAAGAAACTGTATCTAACAACGAAAATCTCAGAGCTACATCGTTAGCCACCTAAAGTAATATGCATAAGGGAGTGTTTATAAGAGTTTGTAGACAGCTTATTTGAACTTGTAAAATAACTTGtaatttcaacaagtttttttttttgtgtaacttatcaaaatgcttattttaataagttttgaGGTAAAATTTTACAACGcaaaaataatactttattaaataaacatttaattaaagtgTATATCCAAACGCACCAAAGTCATTGGCTCATTGCTTCACATTGTTTACCTAACACCCTTAATTTGGCCCCATAATATTCATTGAGAGAATCAAATTGATTCCCTCAGGTAATAGTGTAATACTCTGAAGTCTGAACTGTTAAAACATAGGGTTGCTTTCTCAGTTAATTAATTGTCCTTTTCTATCCATCTACATTTAGAGACTGTTCCTTCCCTTTCAGTTGTTGCTTCTACAAGACTAGAGAATATAGAAGGGCAGCGCAAAAGCAGCTGCGACACACAACAAAAgttcaacacaaaaacaacaacTCTGGATGAATGGTGACTTCACACCTGTATTTCCGATATATACCCATCATTGCAAACTGAAAAGGTTTCAAGTGACTAGGCAATGtttcttttccaaaaaaaatcttCTGGTTTTTACTTAGCTCCGTACACAAAATAGCATTCaaaatcccaatccaattaaaagtAAGCATTGTTCTGGTTAAAGGAGAAAGCAAGCAACTAAGTCCTTCCAAAGACTAACAACTTCTAAACAAACATGTATGCCTACTTCTAAACCAATTCTTTTCAACAAAGGTTCTATTTTTAACTCTAAGAAGCATCTTAGGCAAAAGTTCAAGTCTCCAGTCAACAATACACTTAATCCATTTCAATATAACCGTGAATCTCATTTTTCTGGTGTACAAGATAATTATTCTCATAGGTACATTTTTCTTGGTGTGCAACATAATCCTACTGTGAggacaatataataaaaaagttcaCAACAAGGATCTGAGCATGGTAATTgtgtttagaaggaaaattttACATTACCTTGAGGGGAGAGTCCCCAGACAAAGGTTTGATTTCAGTCACAGAACAACCCATGTTGAGGCCATGTCGTGTTACGCCACGATACCATTTTGGACCTATCCTTTTCAACTTGATATCTCTGAAATCAGCCTTTTAAACCATTCAAGATACTCTTCCTCTTTGGGGAAGTTCATCCACATGTCTGCAAAGAATCTGGATAACCAAAAAGTTGGGTATACAGGACCTATGATACATGCTTTGCCTCTTATTTTCAGCACTCTGTATGCTTCCTTAATGCCACGCTGTGGGTCAGGCCAGTATTCAATACTGAACAACATAATCATATAACATGAGCCATTTTGTAAAAGATGCTAACATGCTATCATGAAGAGTgagactagtttttttttttttttttttttgttatttgacTAATGATAATGAAGTTTAAGACTTAGTTATCATAAAAGATGCTAGCAATCATGATTCATGAATGaagattaatattttaatttgttttataagaCTTAGATTTAGTCATAGTCCATCTTATAAAGCCCAAGTTAGCATCAGCTATCCACTATTCTATTATAAATATCACTAAAACTAGTAACAGTTTAAATgcaaaaatttacattaatctTCCCACGAGCATGACTTATATTTCCAAACTCCGAATCCATGCATGAGAACTCATAACATTAACTTTAAACAATGAAGTTAAATGGTTTGCTCTGTATAAAtacttttattagaaaaaaaaaggtttttccataagttaaaataagtttctcattaattaatttatagatgTCCTTATCTTTTAGAGAAACTATATTAGAAAGCTTCTAAAAATTagctaataattaattaatggtcatgaataatttattttagctttatgaataaacttattttctttttctcttatattttcTCTTAGAAGCGTGTTTAGAAAAATGTCAAAATTACTCACATCCATAAAGGATTATgagaacacaacaaagattatatcgtaggaaaaataataacaaacacaagaatttaacgtGGTTCAACATCTTTTACCCACGTCCACAGAATCATCTCA encodes the following:
- the LOC114369596 gene encoding ADP-ribosylation factor-like protein 5, whose product is MGAMMSRFWFMLFPAKEYKIVVVGLDNAGKTTTLYKLHLGEVVTTNPTVGSNVEELVYKNIRFEVWDLGGQERLRTSWATYYRGTHAVIAVIDSSDRARISIIKDELFRLLGHEDLQHSVILVFANKQDIKDAMTPAEITDALSLHSIKDHDWHIQACCALSGEGLYDGLGWIAQRVTGKAPT